From the Borrelia puertoricensis genome, one window contains:
- the bamA gene encoding outer membrane protein assembly factor BamA, protein MHLFRIFIVVFLFFFVFNLVYSQENYKGKVIKSIDFNGLKNIRENDFGSILNAYLGKAYSDELFDRLQVDLYALDYFEGLIKPEFRVENDKLVITFFVKEKSLINTVIFIDDSGVFWNSELRDKSDVKAKEALNLAKIKKSVLKFEEMYKDAGYLDVTVEFDIKEKNSLVDIVFKINAGPKYVVKEVSFEGNSNFKSRILRKYLVSKPASLFFDGKYLKSNVDKDKMKLESYYKNNGYINAKVVDSIVDIRMPSDSKKLEREVFLKYFISEGNVFKFGKFEITGNLVFKLEELQSLITFKEGDVFDDSRFEQDFAKIREKYYSDGYIFTEIVPSRTIRDEFVDYSIKILEKEKAHIESITVSGNKKTASHVILREIPLIEGDIFNLENLRMGMLNLQRLGYFGNVIPDVVPSNIEGLMKINFAVEERETASFRFGMNFGGVSNSWLPFSVFGQWEQSNFLGKGYSLSARLNLAFSEQSFRLMFEDNWFMQTRWTIGGFFDFSHSINTAYQDINGPIFTDKKEVPDPFVSWEAYNNSKNFSDFNVMNYSLVKFSINGFTGYTFSNYLGKQSIVGTAQTALKYVYYDDNVNRPSNYYLRSNYNTIKFENSFGISVAWDTRNSQSLSNNGFLLKQQFDLFGGFLFGQSHFSKSTTTFERYFSLLGYQDVFTPFFDLILTLRSVYSNILPPLGNGFEIEVQPHHLIVISENFMIARGWGTLSNIYSSFVNTLQLSMPLIKNILVWDVLFLDMASYSLEGQENSLFVPFSNFIFSWGFGIRSVLPQMPLSFVIAYPFHFNNGGVNRYYNYFGGFKFFLAIDMRY, encoded by the coding sequence AGTTGACCTTTATGCTCTTGATTATTTTGAGGGACTTATTAAACCTGAGTTTAGAGTAGAAAATGATAAACTTGTCATTACATTTTTTGTGAAGGAGAAATCCTTAATAAATACTGTTATTTTTATTGATGATAGTGGAGTTTTTTGGAATAGTGAACTGCGTGATAAATCAGATGTTAAGGCAAAAGAGGCTTTAAATCTTGCAAAAATTAAAAAAAGTGTTCTTAAATTTGAAGAGATGTACAAAGATGCTGGATATCTTGATGTTACTGTTGAATTTGATATTAAAGAGAAAAATAGTTTAGTAGATATTGTGTTTAAAATTAATGCTGGTCCTAAGTATGTTGTTAAAGAGGTTTCTTTTGAGGGAAATTCGAACTTTAAGAGTCGTATTCTTAGAAAATATTTAGTATCAAAACCCGCATCTTTATTTTTTGATGGCAAGTATTTAAAATCAAATGTTGATAAAGATAAAATGAAACTTGAGTCTTATTATAAGAACAATGGATATATTAATGCAAAAGTTGTAGATAGTATTGTAGATATACGAATGCCCAGTGATTCTAAAAAATTGGAAAGAGAAGTTTTCTTAAAATATTTTATTTCAGAGGGTAATGTTTTTAAATTTGGTAAATTTGAAATTACTGGTAATTTAGTTTTTAAATTAGAAGAATTGCAATCCTTGATTACTTTTAAGGAAGGAGATGTTTTTGATGATTCAAGATTTGAGCAAGATTTTGCAAAAATTAGGGAAAAATATTATTCTGATGGTTATATCTTTACAGAGATTGTTCCTTCTCGGACGATAAGGGATGAATTTGTAGATTATTCTATTAAGATATTAGAGAAAGAGAAAGCACATATTGAATCTATTACTGTCTCAGGTAATAAAAAAACAGCTTCACATGTAATCCTTAGAGAAATTCCGCTCATTGAGGGTGATATTTTTAATTTGGAAAATCTTCGGATGGGAATGCTTAATTTACAAAGACTTGGTTATTTTGGAAATGTTATACCCGATGTTGTTCCAAGTAATATTGAGGGTTTAATGAAGATAAATTTTGCTGTTGAAGAGCGAGAGACAGCAAGTTTTAGATTTGGTATGAATTTTGGTGGGGTGAGTAATTCTTGGCTTCCATTTTCAGTTTTTGGACAGTGGGAGCAATCTAATTTTTTAGGTAAAGGGTATTCTCTTTCTGCAAGGCTTAATCTTGCTTTTTCAGAGCAAAGTTTTAGGTTGATGTTTGAAGATAATTGGTTTATGCAGACTAGATGGACTATTGGAGGATTTTTTGATTTTTCACATTCTATAAATACAGCGTATCAGGATATTAATGGACCTATATTTACAGACAAAAAAGAAGTTCCAGATCCTTTTGTAAGTTGGGAAGCATATAATAATTCTAAGAATTTTTCGGATTTTAATGTTATGAATTATTCTTTAGTTAAATTTAGTATTAATGGGTTTACTGGTTATACTTTTTCTAATTATCTTGGAAAGCAATCAATTGTTGGAACTGCACAAACGGCCTTGAAATATGTTTATTATGATGATAATGTTAACAGACCTTCAAATTATTATTTGAGGTCTAATTATAATACTATTAAATTTGAAAATTCTTTTGGTATTAGCGTTGCATGGGATACAAGAAATTCTCAGTCTTTATCTAATAATGGTTTTTTGCTTAAGCAGCAATTTGATCTTTTTGGTGGATTTTTGTTTGGGCAGAGTCATTTTTCAAAATCCACAACAACTTTTGAGAGATATTTCTCTCTTTTAGGCTATCAAGATGTTTTTACCCCATTTTTTGATTTAATTTTAACTTTGAGGAGTGTTTATTCAAATATTTTACCACCACTTGGGAATGGTTTTGAAATAGAAGTTCAACCACATCACCTTATAGTTATTAGTGAAAACTTTATGATTGCTAGAGGATGGGGAACTTTGAGTAATATTTATAGTTCCTTTGTAAATACTCTTCAGTTATCAATGCCTTTGATTAAGAATATTTTGGTTTGGGATGTTTTGTTTTTAGATATGGCTTCATATTCTCTAGAAGGGCAAGAAAATTCTTTGTTTGTTCCTTTTAGTAATTTTATTTTTAGTTGGGGTTTTGGAATTAGAAGTGTATTGCCTCAAATGCCTTTGTCTTTTGTAATAGCTTATCCATTTCATTTTAATAATGGAGGTGTTAATAGATATTATAATTATTTTGGAGGATTTAAATTTTTCTTAGCCATTGATATGAGATACTGA
- a CDS encoding OmpH family outer membrane protein, producing the protein MTVIVFLFACFFPLNIFSVNVTKVGIVDFEKVVIEFLSPQLKSNLEQLKNHYQEKIDILNSEIKDLRKIYDESVSIHDLESAKLYGNQYNLKIDELKKLKSLAKSNLEQQKQININSLNSDGLLWGKILNGIQYIAETNGISLVMKKDSPYILYYNSTVDITDNIIKYLSEQ; encoded by the coding sequence ATGACTGTTATAGTGTTTTTGTTTGCATGTTTTTTTCCATTAAATATTTTTTCAGTTAATGTTACAAAAGTGGGTATTGTAGATTTTGAGAAGGTTGTAATTGAATTTTTAAGTCCTCAATTAAAGTCTAATCTTGAGCAATTGAAAAATCATTATCAGGAAAAAATAGATATCTTGAATTCTGAGATTAAAGATTTGAGGAAAATATATGATGAATCTGTTAGTATTCATGATTTAGAGAGTGCTAAATTGTATGGTAATCAATATAACTTGAAGATTGATGAGCTTAAGAAACTTAAGAGCTTGGCTAAGAGTAATCTTGAACAACAGAAACAGATTAATATAAATAGTCTAAATAGTGATGGATTACTTTGGGGCAAAATACTTAATGGTATTCAATATATTGCAGAGACTAATGGTATTTCTTTGGTTATGAAAAAAGACAGTCCATATATTCTTTATTATAATAGTACAGTTGATATAACAGATAATATTAT